Below is a window of Nicotiana tabacum cultivar K326 chromosome 19, ASM71507v2, whole genome shotgun sequence DNA.
GTATAAAAAAATAATGTAATCAAGTTACTTATGAgacaattataaataaatttctagaaaattatTAATTACAGACCTAGCAAAAATAATACTAACATATTATAACATGCTACGTAGTACATTGCATTCACAATATAAAAAAGTCACACTTATCACCATTTAGaatttaacttttttttctttttattaatcGATACACACATAAGTATTAGGTTCAGTTTGCCCTCAATTCCGTGTGTCAGAATGGCGGGAACTTTTGGCGCTATTCCACATTTCCTGGTCAGTTATAAACCTCTACATCAGCCTTCTTCCGCAATCTTGAAACCCTTCTccatctccaaattaaaccacgGTTACAATTTCTTCTCTCGAGCTTTTCCATTTCCACATCTAAACATGGCTGCAAATGGCATCAATTCCTTCTTCCGCGTCAAAAGGCTCTCTGATAATGCTGTCTTGCCCTCCAGAGGCTCCCCTCTCTCTGCTGGCTACGATCTCTCAAGGTTtcccccctttttctttttcttgaattttatgaACCGATCTCACGAATCTAAATCTTTCCTCAATTTGGTGTGTAATCAATTTTGGGAATCTGTAACTTTTTCCCTCCCTACTTCTGGTGCAGTGCGGCGGAGACAAAAGTGCCAGCCAGGGGAAAGGCTCTAGTACCCACAGATCTTAGTATTGCCGTTCCTCAAGGAACCTATGCCCGTATAGGTATATTCTTTTTTTCCCCCACTTCCTCATACCAAACACACttaaatagaaaatggaaaagacgATTGATACAAGTTTCAAAAGAGGATTCTACTTTAGATATGCACCTTAAAAAGTTTACCATTTTgctaaatgaataaataaatatattagcTGGTAGATAGTTATTTTTAAGTTATATACGACCATTAGTGTAGGAATTTTTACACTACTAGGTCATTTTTACTTCTTGTATATagtaacttgttttatttttaaaagtataaATAAATCCTACAAGGAGCTTACTTGTAGATATCATTTTGGGTTCAGGTTGTATTTATCATTCTTGAATAAATGAATGCGAAGGGTAAAGTGATTTAGTTTGATAATCCATAAGTTGTAATAAGTTAATAAGCTAGGCTGGATATTTTGAAATTTCATGCTAAATTTTCTAGAGGATTAGGAGCTTATTagtttgtgattttttcttttatagCTCCAAGATCAGGATTGGCATGGAAACATTCAATAGATGTTGGGGCAGGTGTGATTGATGCAGACTATAGGGGAGCAGTTGGTGTTATTCTTTTCAACCATTGTGATgttgattttgaagtgaaaattggtGACAGAATTGCTCAATTGATCATAGAGAAAATCATAGTGCCAGATGTCGAGGAGGTTGATGATCTAGACTCGACAGTTAGGGGCTCTGGAGGCTTTGGATCAACCGGAGTTTGAAATCTTTGGCTTGAATTAGAATCATAGTGGTTACTATATTTACCAGTTACTATTGATGTGCAAATATTTGTAGGTTAGTACATTTGGTTATGTTTTTAGAGATTGGAGCATTTTGGAAAGTGCAGGATGAGTTAAGTCTTTATGCTTCGTCAAGGTTGAGTTGTCTGTTTTTATGtgatattttcttaattcatgaTGCAAGTTAAGGTTTCTTGTTGCACGTATATATGTGACCGGTCGATGAAGAGATTAAAAATCAATACTTGTCTTAAGACATCGAATGACCAGTAAATTGTTCCAATTCTAGGTA
It encodes the following:
- the LOC107824833 gene encoding deoxyuridine 5'-triphosphate nucleotidohydrolase-like, translating into MAGTFGAIPHFLVSYKPLHQPSSAILKPFSISKLNHGYNFFSRAFPFPHLNMAANGINSFFRVKRLSDNAVLPSRGSPLSAGYDLSSAAETKVPARGKALVPTDLSIAVPQGTYARIAPRSGLAWKHSIDVGAGVIDADYRGAVGVILFNHCDVDFEVKIGDRIAQLIIEKIIVPDVEEVDDLDSTVRGSGGFGSTGV